The window GGTGACCACTGCTCCTTTTTCGTTGCTATGTCATTCCAGAAGAATATACTAAACCAATTTGGAATACAATTATGCAACTGTCCTTCATAATCCAAATATCTAAATAATGGCACCACGTGTAGGGGAGCTTTTGATAAACAAATCAAATCCATTGTCATCTCCAAggataataattttttcccTGTTAAACGTAGTAAATCATAATCAACATCATATAATCCTGATCCCGGCGTAACAATCATCACATGTGTTGTGGTATGTCGCAGATCCAATTGTCTAAAAGGGTTTATTAAAACAGTGGATgcaaaattaattaattctaAGAAGTTTGATTTTATAACGGGTGCAAATCTGCCCTTGATTATTGTGTAACCCTTTTCAGTTTTCACGTTTAAAAGGTCCTTAGTTAAATGCATAAATTCTTTCCGTAAAGTTTCCATAATCTCTACCCAATGAATAATGTTTACCTCATCTACAACAATTCTATAATAATCAGTAGTATTGGATAACCTTTCTCCCGGTTTTAACTGTTTAAATGAGACTTCAGAATTATCCATTGAAATGGCAAATGCAATTGTAATATTATGATGTGTATCAATgtctttccattttttaaaaatctTTGGGAAGAAGGAATTGaccattttttgaaataactGTTCACCAGATTCTTCGAAATGCCACATTTCTTCagttatttgaattaaGAATATTAGTTTTGCTGATTCAGATCTAAATATAATCTTTGtatcttcattaatataaCCAGATAATATCTTTTTACCATCTCTATAAATTCCCTTCACTGTGCCTCTAATGGAATCTAAGAAGGATAGTTTTTGTCCTGCAAATACACATGTGTTAATAAGTTGATTGGAAAGCCCCCACATATCACCCCTATTCAACAGGCAAtcttttatatttatttcaattaAGTCAGCCCTTAATTTacttttcttggaattaaTGGATTTTACCCAAACTTTTGATTTCAAGGGTAAATCTAAAAGGTTTTGTAATGGACCGGATTgaatagaaatatttgcACCTTTACATCGCATTTTTATCTCTGAATCGAAATCCTTGgcaataaaatatatttttttattcttggGAGAAGATGATGTAGAACGATGACTATAAGTCTTCAATTCACAAAGGTCACCTTTTCTAATCCCATTCAAttctgaaatatttaataagaTCAATTCATCTGACCTTCTAGGTTCGTGATATATCAATACCAATTCAAGAACTTTATTCTTGTTATCCTCTATCGGTGTCGCGTCTTTGCTATTAATCCTTGTAGTTGCACCATCTTTGCCTCTGAAGCCAGTGGATATCGACGATGGCGATAACTGATTACTATTTCTTGTAGCACCAACACTTAACGTGTTACTTTCgattttaaatttcttcgTGGAGCCCACTATTAAGTTTCCTGAACTCAAAGAGATTGTATTAGCATGTGTAGTGTTTGTAGCTCGAGATGCCTGTGAATTtatggatgatgataaagGTCGTTGGTTCTTGCCTCTTAAACTTGAGAACATGTGAACGTGTAAGATATTTCCGGTTATCTCAATCGTATGAGTGCAGGTATCTGTAAATGAAAACAAACTGAGGCTCGATTTGCCTGATACACTCTCAATTGATCTATTCGAAggtaaatttgaataattccATCTACTCACAGAATATGTCTACGATTATATTCGTCATATTATCAGGGCTTGTTCAATTGCCCTAATTTAGCAAGCCCTactttattaattaaaaaacCCTAATAAAATCGTTACCCGCATTATGTCACTACCCTCCACAGCACGTGCAATTTCCGTAAGCTGTGATTGGTTCTTGGAAAAACAGCACCATGCACGTGACATTTCTGAAGCTGCTGCCACCGCGCAATTTAGTGCCACAGTTTCGCATCCACAGTGAGACTCAATTTCATGCTTTCTCGAGGATTACAGTGCGATGAGTCCTGTTTGTTGTCTCCCATGGTGAATAATAGCCAAATGCTCAAAAGTTTCACCGATGATGACGATCTGCCCGGTGCTCTGGGTACGACAGAATATActttcatatatatatatatatatgtagATATATAAGCATACAGGATTCACTTAAGCAGTGCCTGattcaattcttctctCTGGTGAAAACAAGCAACCAACAAGAGACAATACAACATGACGGCGTCAAACCAACTCACGCTACAACAGGTATTGGTTCAATTCGCTACCGGTTTGCAGAATAATTCTGTCTTTTACACTACTGCAACCAAGAATACAGCTTCTCCATACTCAACGGTCCCATCTGCTGTTCAATTATTGAATCATCAAGACCCATTCAATCATATCAAGGACCAAGTCAATGCTCAACAATTGACTACTATCTTCACCAATGAACtaacattattgaaagGTTTACCTCATTTGAATGCTTTAAAGGGAAGTCCTGTCATTATCAATGTCGATCTAGACCTTCAAGATTATTCTATAATTCCAgctttgaaagatttggCTATTACCACTTTCATCTCCAATGATTTGGATGCCGCTGTTAAGAATGCTAGAACTGTTCAAGATGTAGCATTAAAAACTCTATCTCCAGTTTTCCATTTTATCAACTTCAACAAGGCAAGTGGGCAACTTTATGGAAAGGATTTGAACTTACCAGAATATCAAATATCAGAAGATGTCTCCGATTTGGATACTTTGATTGGATCTGACAATTTCGAATTAGTCGCAAATAAGTCAAATGCTTCTCCATCAGTCCTTATTGTAAATTTATCACCTTATGACCAAGAGTTCGAAGAAAATTTACCAACTGATGCAgctcttttgaaaattaatATCTACAGACCATGGAAAATAGATCAATTGTTACAATTGCTTCCAGCTTCAGTTAATAAATTAGCCATTGTGCAAGGTGCTTGTAAGGAATCTCAAAGAAATGGATTTGAACCACTACTATTGGATTTCTTTGCTGATCTAAACCAATTGACTTCCAGGGGTATCGATCAAGTCATTCTTTCTAATGTCGGTATTTTAGCTAAGGATTACAAAGACACTTTGGACATTATCGTTAACAACATTCAAAAGGAATCTCCAAATCAAGCCTTATTCTTGGGAAAATCAAATGAAACTAATGAAGATGCAACTTTATTAACTTCTTCCGTGGAAAAAGTAttaaatttggaacaaGCTTATTTGAAAGTCTTAAAACAActattttcttctaatttaaACATCTTAAATGAATATTCCAGTGAAACTGTCAAGAGTAACACTCCAGAATTTGGGTTTGGTCGTTTCcttaatgatgaagaacaacgtaataaattattgaatttggCCAAGAAATCTTTAGATGCATCCCTATACCACTCCGCAAGATCAAATGAATTGGTTCAATTATTATCTAAATGGATCGAATTCCATAATGAGAATTTGGATGAATCTCAAGTCATCGAAGCTAATAACGTTGGTactcaaatatttaatatccTTCAAGAAAATCAAGATTCTAAGACAGCTTTAGAATTCTTGCAATTGGGTTCAACAGAGGATGCCTACCTTTTCAAATCTCATTGGTTAGTCGGTTCAGATGCTTGGTCATACGATTTAGGTTATTCTGGTGTGCATCAAGTGCTATCTtctaagaaaaatattaacGTTCTATTAATTGACTCTGAACCTCATGACGCTAGAAAGGCATCTCCACGTAGTAAGAAGAATGTTGGTCTATATGCTATGAATTTTGGTAATGTTTATGTCGCTTCCGTTGCTGTATATTTCTCATACACTCAATTGTTAACCTCTTTGTTGGAAGCCGCAAGATTCAATGGTCCATCTATTGTTTTAGCTTATTTACCATACCATTCAGAACAGGATAGTCCATTGGAAGTATTAAAGGAAACTAAGAATGGTGTAGAATCTGGTTACTGGCCTCTTTATAGATTTGACCCAATTAAGGATCAACAAGGTGAAGCATTCCAATTAGATTCATCTGTTATTAAGAAGGAACTACAAGCTTTCTTGGATCgtgaaaataaattaacATTATTAGCTAAAAAGGATCCTCAATTCGCCAGAGATTTGAAACAATCCGCTACTGATGCCATCACTagaaaacaagaaaagagaGCTAAAGTTgcatttgatgaattattagaagGTCTCTCTGGTCCTCCATTACACATTTATTACGCATCTGATGGTGGTAATGCCACAAACTTGGCCACCAGATTATGTTCTCGTGCAAGTGCAAGAGGTTTGAAGGCAACTGTCATGTCTATGGATGATATTATCTTGGAAGATTTAGCAGGCGAAGAAAATGTCGTGTTTATTACTGCTACTGCAGGTCAAGGTGAATTTCCACAAGATGGTAAGGCTTTTTGGGATGGTATTAAATCTTCAACTGATTTGGACCTTGCTTCTTTGAACGTGGCTGTCTTTGGTTTGGGTGACTCTTTGTACTGGCCTCGTAAGGAAGATGCtcattatttcaataaacCTGCTAAGGATTTATTCAAACGTTTAGAATTATTAACTGCCAATGCTATTGTTCCTTTGGGATTAGGTGATGATCAAGACACCGATGGATTCCAAACTGCTTATGAACCATTTGAAACCGCTCTATGGGAATTCTTTGGGGTTGCTAATGCTgatgttgaagatgaaCCAAAACCATGGACCAATGAAGATATGAAGATCAACTCTGATTTCTTGAGAGGTACAATTGTTGAAGGTCTTGCTGATCCAACAACTGGTAATATTCATCCATATGATGCTCAATTAACCAAATTCCATGGTTGTTATATGCAAGATGACCGTGATATTAGAGATATTCGTAAGGCTCAAGGTTTGGAACCTCTATATAGTTTCATGTCAAGAGTTAGATTACCAGGTGGTAAATGTTCTGCTGAACAATGGTTAGTCCTTGATAAATTAGCTGATACTGTTGGTAACGGTACGATGAAGGTTACTACTAGAGCTACTTTCCAACTTCATGGTATTATCAAACAAAACATCAAACACGCTATTAGAGCCATGAACTCTACTTTAATGGATACCCTTGCCGCTTGTGGTGATGTCAATAGAAATGTTATGGTTTCAGCTTTACCAGCTAATGCTAAAGTTCACGAACAAGTTTCTAGTATGGGTTATGATATTTCTGAATATTTCTTACCAAAGACTACTGCCTACCATGAAATTTGGTTAGAAGGTTTGGATGACCGTGATGAAAAATCATGGCCTGAAACATTTGCTAATAGAGATGAAGGtccaacaaagaagaaaactttGGTCGGTGGTAAGGCGTTGGTTGATGTCGAACCTATCTATGGCCCAACTTACTTACCAAGAAAGTTCAAGGTCAATATTACTGTTCCTCCATACAATGATGTCGACGTCTTCGCTGCTGATGTCGGTTTAATTGCAATTGTCGATCCTCAAACTCAAATTGTTATTGGTTATAACATGTATGCCGGTGGTGGTATGGGTACTACTCATAACAACAAAAAGACTTACCCAAGAACTGGTTCCTTGTTAGGGTTTGTCACTCCTGAAGAAGTTATTCCTGCTATTGAAGCTGTTATGGTTATTCAAAGAGATAATGGTGATCGTGTCGATCGTAAGCATGCTCGTTTAAAGTATACCATTGACGATATGGGCACTGatgttttcaaaaagttGGTAGAAGAACGTCTAGGGAAGACCTTTGCTCCAGAAAAGGgttatgaaattaaatcaaatgTTGACTATTTCGGTTGGGTTAAGGATGAAACTGGTTTGAATCATTTCACTGCcttcattgaaaatggtaGAATTGCTGACACACCAGAAGCTCCACAAAAGGCTGGTCTAAAGAAAGTTGCTCAATTGTTACAAAAGAATAAGTCAGGTCATTTTAGACTAACTGGTAACCAACATATCTTAATATCTGGTATTGAAGATCAACAtttggatgaaattaaatccATCTTAAAGGCCTATGAACTAGATAACCTGTCTTTAAGTGGTTTAAGActatcttcttcctcttgtgTTGGTTTACCAACTTGTGGTTTGGCTATGGCGGAATCTGAACGTTATTTACCTGTTTTGATCActcaaattgaagatattctGGAAGAATATGGGTTGCGTCATGACTCTATTGTTATGAGAATGACTGGTTGTGCAAATGGTTGTTCTCGTCCATGGTTGGCAGAACTTGCCTTGATTGGTAAGGCTCCTCATACCTATAATCTAATGTTAGGTGGTGGTTATTATGGTCAAAGATTGAATAAGTTATACAGAGCTTCTGTAAAGGATGACGATGTCttagatattttgaagccattattcaagaaatggGCCCTTGAAAGAGAACAAGGAGAACATTTTGGTGATTTCTTGATTAGAGCAGGCATAATTAACCCAACTACTGAAGGGAAATATATCCATGACGATATTCCTGAGGATGCTTATTAATAAAGTTGTGTCATgtcatttatttatctatttatttattctcatatttatttattattttaatatAAACTCTGTTTTCCACTTTATTCCTAATgctgaaatattttgtagtAGTAGACTGGAGTTAATATACCTGATAGATAACGAGACTATAACTGTATTTTCAGAAAGTAACGGAACGcaagtgaaaaattcgGCATCTCATCAAAGACGCGTCATTTGAACGCCAAACACTCTTCCTTCCTAACGTTTACTTTAATATCTGCTAATAAAACAATCGGAATAATCTAGAATCCATGAGACTTAAATGCAAAGCTTAAATGACCAATATTCGATAATTGATGGCTGGTTAGTCgattttattaataaatgtGTTGTAGACCCTTTGCATCAATCAATTAAAAGTTCATTTCGCGATGGTAATTATAATGAGCTTCTTAAACATAAGTTTGTCCATTTCCGTGACCTAGAGGATGCAAAGACCATCCTAATTGGTATTGATTCGAAACAACTATTTGAGCATGTTCAGCAAAGAATGTATATTTTTGTTAAAACTGTTGATGGTGaactgaaattgaaaaactcTGTAATTGCGA is drawn from Naumovozyma castellii chromosome 10, complete genome and contains these coding sequences:
- the MET5 gene encoding sulfite reductase (NADPH) subunit beta (ancestral locus Anc_4.370), which translates into the protein MTASNQLTLQQVLVQFATGLQNNSVFYTTATKNTASPYSTVPSAVQLLNHQDPFNHIKDQVNAQQLTTIFTNELTLLKGLPHLNALKGSPVIINVDLDLQDYSIIPALKDLAITTFISNDLDAAVKNARTVQDVALKTLSPVFHFINFNKASGQLYGKDLNLPEYQISEDVSDLDTLIGSDNFELVANKSNASPSVLIVNLSPYDQEFEENLPTDAALLKINIYRPWKIDQLLQLLPASVNKLAIVQGACKESQRNGFEPLLLDFFADLNQLTSRGIDQVILSNVGILAKDYKDTLDIIVNNIQKESPNQALFLGKSNETNEDATLLTSSVEKVLNLEQAYLKVLKQLFSSNLNILNEYSSETVKSNTPEFGFGRFLNDEEQRNKLLNLAKKSLDASLYHSARSNELVQLLSKWIEFHNENLDESQVIEANNVGTQIFNILQENQDSKTALEFLQLGSTEDAYLFKSHWLVGSDAWSYDLGYSGVHQVLSSKKNINVLLIDSEPHDARKASPRSKKNVGLYAMNFGNVYVASVAVYFSYTQLLTSLLEAARFNGPSIVLAYLPYHSEQDSPLEVLKETKNGVESGYWPLYRFDPIKDQQGEAFQLDSSVIKKELQAFLDRENKLTLLAKKDPQFARDLKQSATDAITRKQEKRAKVAFDELLEGLSGPPLHIYYASDGGNATNLATRLCSRASARGLKATVMSMDDIILEDLAGEENVVFITATAGQGEFPQDGKAFWDGIKSSTDLDLASLNVAVFGLGDSLYWPRKEDAHYFNKPAKDLFKRLELLTANAIVPLGLGDDQDTDGFQTAYEPFETALWEFFGVANADVEDEPKPWTNEDMKINSDFLRGTIVEGLADPTTGNIHPYDAQLTKFHGCYMQDDRDIRDIRKAQGLEPLYSFMSRVRLPGGKCSAEQWLVLDKLADTVGNGTMKVTTRATFQLHGIIKQNIKHAIRAMNSTLMDTLAACGDVNRNVMVSALPANAKVHEQVSSMGYDISEYFLPKTTAYHEIWLEGLDDRDEKSWPETFANRDEGPTKKKTLVGGKALVDVEPIYGPTYLPRKFKVNITVPPYNDVDVFAADVGLIAIVDPQTQIVIGYNMYAGGGMGTTHNNKKTYPRTGSLLGFVTPEEVIPAIEAVMVIQRDNGDRVDRKHARLKYTIDDMGTDVFKKLVEERLGKTFAPEKGYEIKSNVDYFGWVKDETGLNHFTAFIENGRIADTPEAPQKAGLKKVAQLLQKNKSGHFRLTGNQHILISGIEDQHLDEIKSILKAYELDNLSLSGLRLSSSSCVGLPTCGLAMAESERYLPVLITQIEDILEEYGLRHDSIVMRMTGCANGCSRPWLAELALIGKAPHTYNLMLGGGYYGQRLNKLYRASVKDDDVLDILKPLFKKWALEREQGEHFGDFLIRAGIINPTTEGKYIHDDIPEDAY